Proteins from one Fusobacterium sp. SYSU M8D902 genomic window:
- a CDS encoding DUF4274 domain-containing protein, protein MLKVEDILRGDFDWENLEIDDDEFDEIETELIIDYLKKNSPKERQLLAIDWNFDNSKEVIKWIAEQEDTDRGTALFLYWYMNPQDFKKYKDREEWEENDSWALEDFDIVETLEKNYISGFYKNQKYAFNPKNDVYSGYDWTKEVDESDMKAEIPKEMYIALDGEVLESPNWGEGIPDEIIPILDKLYEALDEE, encoded by the coding sequence ATGTTAAAAGTGGAAGATATTTTAAGAGGAGATTTTGATTGGGAAAATTTAGAAATTGATGATGATGAGTTTGATGAAATTGAAACAGAATTAATTATTGATTATTTAAAGAAAAATTCTCCAAAAGAGAGACAACTTTTAGCAATAGATTGGAACTTTGATAATTCAAAAGAAGTTATTAAATGGATAGCAGAACAAGAAGATACAGACAGGGGAACTGCACTATTTTTATATTGGTATATGAATCCTCAAGATTTTAAAAAATATAAAGATAGAGAAGAGTGGGAAGAAAATGATAGTTGGGCTTTGGAAGATTTTGATATTGTAGAAACTCTTGAGAAAAATTATATTTCAGGATTTTATAAAAATCAAAAATATGCTTTTAATCCTAAAAATGATGTATATTCTGGCTATGATTGGACAAAGGAAGTAGATGAAAGTGATATGAAAGCTGAGATACCTAAAGAGATGTATATAGCTTTAGATGGAGAAGTTTTAGAAAGTCCAAATTGGGGAGAGGGAATACCTGATGAAATTATTCCTATATTAGATAAACTTTATGAAGCATTAGATGAAGAATAG
- a CDS encoding DUF2262 domain-containing protein: MEKLRVDDFEIEKNDWGYYFTSCINFLEQESEVLLIYDTEEEGSEIELKNILNKSLEKINNILEKAEKNKPQLMELLKEGDYINLATDWVEGAEEVEGEENCYLIDDTKVYIPITEEDFEKSMNFGEIATDIYSDGEIEDISIYITFEPDYFAGHCIECYIDENGNFFVNGLAG; encoded by the coding sequence ATGGAAAAATTAAGAGTAGATGATTTTGAAATAGAGAAAAATGATTGGGGATATTATTTTACTTCTTGTATTAATTTTTTAGAACAGGAATCAGAAGTGCTTTTAATCTATGATACAGAAGAGGAAGGTTCTGAAATTGAATTAAAAAATATTTTAAATAAGTCTTTAGAAAAAATAAATAATATTCTTGAAAAAGCTGAAAAAAATAAACCACAACTTATGGAACTTTTAAAAGAAGGAGATTATATAAATCTTGCAACCGATTGGGTAGAAGGAGCAGAAGAAGTTGAAGGGGAAGAAAATTGTTATCTAATAGACGATACTAAAGTTTATATTCCAATAACTGAAGAAGATTTTGAAAAGAGTATGAATTTTGGAGAGATTGCAACAGATATTTATTCAGATGGAGAAATAGAAGATATATCAATATATATTACTTTTGAGCCTGATTATTTTGCAGGGCATTGTATAGAATGTTATATTGACGAAAATGGAAACTTTTTTGTTAATGGATTAGCTGGATAA
- a CDS encoding DUF5713 family protein encodes MGGIYEKINDLQEEFDENDSEIETVARDSIGVTVENILNYF; translated from the coding sequence ATAGGAGGAATTTATGAAAAAATTAATGACTTACAAGAAGAATTTGATGAAAATGATAGTGAAATAGAAACAGTAGCAAGAGATAGTATAGGAGTAACTGTTGAAAATATTCTTAATTATTTTTGA
- a CDS encoding ankyrin repeat domain-containing protein — protein sequence MYKIGYLGTFEKVPQVVEYIINSDIKKLEEEYKKGWDINKKITLSEFTTETPLEIAVQCVKEEVIIWLLEKGVKVKAEIDDWVTPISSVGRFLSPEMCELLIKHGALENLTKRQYERIFADIYYGKKFENIDIFEKYGVTVKKYGNNCLREAIYDKNKELAQMFLDYGADINYHEYEMVFTDNSTPVMVAVQKNSLKLVKWLVEKGADITIKNRFGERPYTIAVLNKNQEMIEYIKSLEPVDFHNEEARKSIIKKYKLPKDMVEFFDKGDLKIEFSENIDSKYIEFFKLEDAVEMIWKRKKYLSLVKDLENYWLHLLWYSKEKTLYIFDGEHEEIYKIGDWSYFINNCEEIVEKFLTEEL from the coding sequence ATGTATAAGATTGGTTATCTTGGAACTTTTGAAAAAGTACCTCAAGTAGTAGAATATATTATAAATAGCGATATTAAAAAATTGGAAGAGGAGTATAAAAAAGGTTGGGATATAAATAAAAAAATTACTTTAAGTGAATTTACAACAGAGACCCCTTTGGAGATAGCTGTACAATGTGTAAAAGAAGAAGTTATAATATGGCTTTTAGAAAAAGGAGTAAAAGTAAAAGCTGAAATAGATGATTGGGTAACTCCTATTTCAAGTGTAGGACGTTTTTTATCTCCAGAGATGTGTGAATTATTAATAAAACACGGAGCATTAGAAAATTTAACTAAAAGGCAATATGAAAGAATTTTTGCTGATATTTACTATGGAAAAAAATTTGAAAATATAGATATTTTTGAAAAATATGGAGTAACAGTTAAAAAATATGGAAATAATTGTTTAAGAGAAGCTATCTATGATAAAAATAAAGAGTTAGCTCAAATGTTTTTAGACTATGGAGCTGATATAAATTATCACGAGTATGAAATGGTTTTTACTGATAATTCAACTCCTGTAATGGTAGCAGTTCAAAAAAATTCTCTAAAATTAGTAAAGTGGTTAGTAGAAAAGGGAGCTGATATTACAATTAAAAACAGATTTGGAGAAAGACCATATACAATAGCAGTCTTAAATAAAAACCAAGAGATGATAGAGTATATTAAAAGCTTAGAGCCAGTAGATTTCCATAATGAAGAAGCTAGAAAAAGTATAATAAAAAAATATAAATTACCAAAAGATATGGTAGAGTTCTTTGATAAGGGAGATTTAAAGATAGAGTTCTCTGAAAATATTGATAGCAAATATATTGAGTTTTTTAAATTGGAAGATGCAGTTGAAATGATTTGGAAAAGGAAAAAATATCTTTCTCTGGTAAAAGATTTGGAAAATTATTGGCTACATCTTTTATGGTATTCTAAAGAAAAAACATTGTATATTTTTGACGGAGAACACGAAGAAATTTATAAAATAGGAGATTGGAGTTATTTTATAAATAATTGTGAGGAAATTGTTGAAAAGTTTTTAACTGAAGAACTTTAA
- a CDS encoding DUF4253 domain-containing protein, translating to MLDMSDLVKEFIEYFDCEYEYFPNNTYEEIMEKFEKYVEEGKEKGYFPMIVTVDETLLECLTMNVSEDDEFNIEDAREYRKKYISSVYSKGGKNIINDLINIRKEEAQDDDIDWEKEIIGEFEEDENNSLNFPIGFLNYRTDKPEELFIVKVPVKNPWEIFAWLPMGNWNECPTTSEHMAVSKYWFEKFGAVPISMTHDVVEYRVEKVITDKDIAMETAIEMYGYCSDIDQNFDSIGKYAGSLVNSSVWYFWWD from the coding sequence ATGTTAGATATGAGTGATTTAGTAAAAGAGTTTATAGAATATTTTGATTGTGAATATGAGTATTTTCCTAATAATACTTATGAGGAAATTATGGAAAAATTTGAGAAATATGTAGAAGAGGGAAAAGAAAAAGGATATTTTCCTATGATTGTAACTGTTGATGAAACTCTTTTGGAATGTCTTACTATGAATGTATCAGAAGATGATGAGTTTAATATAGAAGATGCAAGAGAATATAGAAAAAAATATATTTCATCTGTCTATTCAAAGGGTGGAAAAAATATAATAAATGATTTAATAAATATAAGAAAAGAGGAAGCTCAAGATGATGATATAGATTGGGAAAAGGAAATAATAGGGGAATTTGAAGAAGATGAAAATAATAGTTTAAATTTTCCAATAGGATTTTTAAATTATAGAACAGATAAGCCAGAAGAACTATTTATAGTAAAAGTTCCTGTAAAAAATCCTTGGGAGATATTTGCTTGGTTACCAATGGGAAATTGGAATGAGTGTCCTACTACATCAGAACATATGGCAGTATCAAAATATTGGTTTGAAAAATTTGGTGCTGTACCAATTAGTATGACACATGATGTGGTGGAATACAGAGTTGAAAAAGTTATAACTGATAAAGATATTGCTATGGAAACAGCTATTGAAATGTATGGATATTGTTCAGATATAGACCAAAATTTTGATTCTATTGGAAAATATGCTGGTAGTTTAGTTAATTCTAGTGTTTGGTATTTTTGGTGGGATTAG
- a CDS encoding DIP1984 family protein, giving the protein MKLAEALNIRADLRQRISQLKSRLLKNSKVQEGEVPSENPEDLLAELNGNLIELETLIKKINKTNSCSFYNGKTITDLIAERDVLSLNLSIKREFLADASEKIDRYSNTEVKILSTVDIREKQKEIDKLSKILRETDMKIQELNWTTELQD; this is encoded by the coding sequence ATGAAACTAGCAGAAGCGTTAAATATTAGAGCAGATTTAAGACAAAGAATTTCACAATTAAAATCAAGACTTTTAAAAAATTCTAAGGTTCAAGAGGGAGAAGTTCCGTCTGAAAATCCTGAAGATTTATTAGCTGAATTAAATGGTAATTTAATAGAATTAGAAACTCTTATCAAAAAAATTAATAAAACAAATAGTTGTTCTTTCTATAATGGAAAAACTATTACTGATTTAATTGCTGAGAGAGATGTTTTATCCTTAAATCTGTCTATCAAAAGAGAATTTTTAGCAGATGCAAGTGAAAAAATAGATAGATATTCAAATACAGAAGTAAAAATTTTAAGTACAGTTGATATTCGTGAAAAACAAAAAGAAATAGATAAGCTTTCAAAAATTTTGAGAGAAACTGACATGAAAATTCAAGAATTAAACTGGACAACTGAATTACAAGATTAA
- a CDS encoding YwqG family protein, with protein MLDKKELESLKRNAILINYFEDEIKEKLPKGSSKIGGKPDLPKNFQWYYYNGEDYKKRVVNRPLSFLMQINCEEVHKYDKESLLPEKGILYFFYELMTMTWGFSPNDRGSARVFYYDRDIEDLVSTDFPEDMEKDCIIPEVKIDFESMNDYPIDFLDYYDDEDSDEEISRKEKEFEKDLEELGYKTDTTKLLGHPELIQGEYFEECEGVARKNLYYGSAPIKYGDLKDEIRENAENWILLMQMSEIEFEDYGLYFGDCGKIYFNIRKEDLKNRNFDNIWLILQCY; from the coding sequence ATGCTAGATAAAAAAGAGTTAGAATCTTTAAAAAGAAATGCAATTTTAATAAATTATTTTGAAGATGAAATCAAAGAAAAATTACCAAAAGGAAGTTCAAAGATTGGGGGTAAACCTGATTTGCCAAAAAATTTTCAATGGTATTATTACAATGGAGAAGATTATAAAAAAAGAGTTGTAAATAGACCACTTTCATTTTTAATGCAAATTAATTGTGAAGAAGTTCACAAATATGATAAAGAAAGTCTTTTACCAGAAAAGGGAATACTATATTTTTTCTATGAGTTGATGACTATGACTTGGGGATTTTCTCCTAATGATAGAGGAAGTGCAAGAGTTTTTTATTATGATAGAGATATAGAAGATTTGGTGTCTACTGATTTTCCAGAGGATATGGAAAAAGATTGTATAATTCCTGAAGTTAAAATAGATTTTGAAAGTATGAATGATTATCCTATTGACTTTTTAGATTACTATGATGATGAGGATAGTGATGAGGAGATAAGCAGAAAAGAGAAAGAGTTTGAAAAAGATTTAGAGGAGTTGGGATATAAAACTGATACAACAAAACTTTTAGGACACCCAGAACTTATTCAAGGAGAGTATTTTGAAGAGTGTGAGGGAGTTGCTAGGAAAAATCTTTATTATGGCTCTGCTCCTATAAAATATGGAGATTTAAAAGATGAGATAAGGGAAAATGCTGAGAATTGGATACTACTTATGCAAATGAGTGAGATTGAGTTTGAAGATTATGGACTATATTTTGGAGATTGTGGAAAGATATATTTTAATATTAGAAAAGAAGATTTAAAAAATAGAAATTTTGATAATATATGGCTAATTCTTCAATGTTACTAA
- a CDS encoding toxin-antitoxin system YwqK family antitoxin: MKKLILLIFFSFIIYSFGYQIEENFTGQIVKKYENGQVHSIENFKNGKLNGEFKEFFENGNLSQIGSFKNGDMKNIKVFYENGNLKFEQNLKERKGKYRGYYPNGQLEEEGEVFQGEEIGLWKYYSEDGNLLKTEYKKQKLKNNG, encoded by the coding sequence ATGAAAAAGTTAATACTACTAATATTTTTTAGCTTTATAATCTATTCTTTTGGTTATCAGATAGAAGAAAATTTTACAGGGCAGATAGTAAAAAAATATGAAAATGGGCAAGTACACTCAATAGAAAATTTTAAAAATGGAAAACTTAATGGAGAGTTTAAAGAGTTTTTTGAGAATGGAAATTTATCTCAAATTGGAAGTTTTAAAAATGGAGATATGAAAAATATAAAAGTCTTTTATGAAAATGGAAATTTAAAATTTGAGCAAAATTTAAAAGAGAGAAAAGGAAAATACAGAGGATATTATCCAAATGGACAACTTGAAGAAGAGGGAGAAGTTTTTCAAGGGGAAGAAATAGGACTTTGGAAATATTATAGTGAAGATGGGAATTTATTAAAAACAGAATATAAAAAACAAAAATTAAAAAATAATGGTTAA
- a CDS encoding CbrC family protein — translation MKKELPFFKYHPEPLKTGIFKTGETVICDCCGKETDVYYTGPFYSVEDVEHLCPECIANGEASKKFEGDFQDDCSIGEVSDEKKIDELIHRTPGYCGWQQEYWVAHCDDFCAFIGYVGAKELEEMGILEEVIKNGNPQWKYDWDEKEIELIKTMVNGESMQGYLFRCLHCGKYFLYYDVD, via the coding sequence ATGAAAAAAGAATTACCATTTTTTAAATATCACCCAGAACCTTTAAAAACAGGAATTTTTAAAACAGGCGAAACTGTAATATGTGATTGTTGTGGAAAAGAAACTGATGTTTATTATACTGGACCTTTTTATTCAGTTGAAGATGTTGAACATTTATGTCCAGAATGTATAGCTAATGGAGAAGCAAGTAAAAAATTTGAAGGAGATTTTCAAGATGATTGCTCAATAGGAGAGGTTAGTGATGAGAAAAAAATAGATGAATTAATACATAGAACTCCTGGTTATTGTGGTTGGCAACAAGAATATTGGGTAGCTCATTGTGATGATTTTTGTGCCTTTATTGGTTATGTAGGAGCTAAAGAATTAGAAGAAATGGGGATTTTAGAAGAAGTAATTAAAAATGGAAATCCTCAATGGAAATATGATTGGGACGAGAAAGAGATAGAATTAATAAAAACTATGGTTAATGGTGAAAGTATGCAAGGATATTTATTCAGATGTTTACATTGTGGGAAATATTTTTTGTATTATGATGTTGATTAG
- the creD gene encoding cell envelope integrity protein CreD produces MINLKDNNSLVKKIGFLFLLAILLQIPMFFINRIIDERDYSYRNMIEEIGNEWGRKQTISGAFLIIPYSDKIVDYDDSGKKIERTVAKDWILLPEKLNVKINLKDEIRERGVYKTTVYNGDIILEGEFPKLEDILPDNLYPYNIGVGIGITDTKSLMKIEEIKVEGKDIRVESGTGIKQYPLNTGISGTIRENLLQKDKIHFSVKLSLRGNGGIEILPLGRENHFEVKSTWKSPSFYGFLPSTKLIDENGFRAEWDVSSFVRNYKQDFADGFYSDISEGKIGVDLYEGITHYRQVMRAVKYSMLFIMLSLFVVYIFEVTSKRFTHYVQYGVVGFSLTLFYLVLLSMSEYFSFNLAYIIATLMVVIPNSLYIKAVTKNKNYGLGMFVFLSGIYAVLYSILKMEQYALMTGTLLLMAVLYVMMYITRNIENFKED; encoded by the coding sequence ATGATTAATTTAAAAGATAATAACTCTCTTGTAAAGAAAATAGGATTTCTTTTTCTACTTGCAATTTTATTACAAATACCAATGTTTTTTATAAATAGAATAATAGATGAAAGAGATTATTCATATAGAAATATGATAGAGGAAATAGGTAATGAATGGGGTAGAAAACAAACTATTTCAGGAGCATTTTTAATAATTCCTTATAGTGATAAGATAGTAGATTATGATGATTCTGGAAAGAAAATAGAAAGAACAGTGGCTAAAGATTGGATTCTTTTACCAGAAAAATTAAATGTAAAAATCAATTTAAAAGATGAGATAAGAGAAAGAGGAGTATATAAAACAACAGTTTATAATGGAGATATTATATTAGAGGGAGAATTTCCAAAATTAGAAGATATTTTACCAGATAATTTATACCCGTATAATATAGGAGTTGGAATAGGAATAACAGATACTAAATCTCTAATGAAGATTGAGGAGATAAAAGTAGAGGGAAAAGATATAAGAGTAGAGTCTGGAACAGGTATTAAACAATATCCATTGAATACAGGAATATCTGGAACTATAAGAGAAAATTTATTACAAAAAGATAAGATACATTTTTCTGTTAAACTTAGTTTAAGGGGAAATGGTGGTATTGAAATTTTACCTCTTGGAAGAGAAAATCACTTTGAAGTAAAATCAACTTGGAAATCTCCTAGCTTTTATGGATTTTTACCAAGTACAAAATTAATTGATGAAAATGGATTTAGAGCAGAATGGGACGTATCTTCTTTTGTAAGAAATTATAAGCAAGATTTTGCTGATGGATTTTATTCTGATATATCAGAAGGGAAAATTGGTGTAGATTTATATGAGGGAATAACTCATTATAGACAAGTTATGAGAGCTGTAAAATATAGTATGCTCTTTATAATGTTAAGTCTTTTTGTAGTATATATTTTTGAAGTAACTAGTAAGAGATTTACTCACTATGTTCAATATGGTGTAGTTGGATTTTCATTGACACTATTTTATTTAGTTCTACTTTCAATGTCTGAATATTTTAGTTTTAATTTAGCTTATATCATAGCAACTTTAATGGTTGTAATTCCAAATTCATTATACATAAAAGCAGTAACAAAAAATAAAAATTATGGTTTGGGAATGTTTGTATTTTTATCTGGAATATATGCAGTACTATATTCCATCTTAAAAATGGAGCAATATGCTTTAATGACAGGAACACTTTTACTTATGGCAGTTCTTTATGTGATGATGTATATTACAAGAAACATTGAAAATTTTAAGGAGGATTAA
- a CDS encoding Imm17 family immunity protein, producing the protein MINPISDLYVKFMENIEPYLKKYPYLLGIIIGGLFFFGGIFNWKWICDPTGSKRFMLTVYEIFGERGFRFFTGLFGAIIIIICIFEWIKK; encoded by the coding sequence ATGATTAATCCAATCAGTGATTTATATGTAAAATTTATGGAAAATATAGAGCCTTATTTAAAGAAATATCCTTATCTTTTGGGAATAATTATAGGAGGATTATTTTTCTTTGGAGGAATTTTTAATTGGAAATGGATTTGTGATCCTACAGGCTCAAAAAGATTTATGTTAACTGTATATGAAATTTTTGGAGAAAGAGGTTTTAGATTTTTTACAGGACTATTTGGGGCAATAATAATTATTATTTGTATATTTGAATGGATAAAAAAATAA
- a CDS encoding DUF4241 domain-containing protein, translated as MERYNLSAEQIVKLLYRKEINRVDNLDNNSFFDNTMLKKVFSNNKTGYKISWEQINKTEIKLKVNLPRVLRRYYHECGDFDINHCFSDMLNLEDIDFSHNLLREILEDDEYSENEIENILKETDNFLIFWTENQGVWNAGIKKEDLSLENPPVYMTNNDDLYSWEKVTDNIDTFILLQVLDNLQDSKFYFLTFENEELDFLLSDKKISKDELFKNPFGIKDKNIKFPTYSEYDYNSDKVYIFKLNNDRLEKCWAIKPRVKRDRTSYADKILLKIAEILSSNDRKIIKKLELILEDFHNYLKNNENFYYISNDINSISQKEMINLKVVAMVLLLSENGYICYLDWRCELEDFEMVVDVIKKIGIDENICNLDKLNLNEDDDIEVWSKEFNKILSEKDIFIGNINTNSDSYSIFPISKENLEKLRELGKKINTEIDILNYSEGETVMDKNWLEMYERNREKFRCKIDLESYFNEKKIGEIEVDTLDIGKVNFPTGEILACDPLVELEDAKTYIQKVPVGKYPVKIAVVPSKEYGDRYACVKVEFNKNKPIVYELAVTGNEEEMDEAKEDEFYGFGVDAGMGCVVDKKTQEEYIKYWEKLKEEEEVDNPYDDIFEELLEESFKKFPKYQRDCGDWANFIIPNTDLNIPVFASGWGDGYYPSYFGYDEKGELCGFYIHFIDIEKEYSDEEEEE; from the coding sequence ATGGAAAGATATAATTTATCAGCAGAACAAATAGTTAAGTTACTATATAGAAAAGAGATTAATAGAGTGGATAATCTAGACAATAATTCTTTCTTTGATAACACAATGTTAAAAAAAGTTTTCAGTAATAACAAAACTGGTTATAAAATAAGCTGGGAACAGATAAATAAAACAGAAATTAAATTAAAAGTTAATTTACCTAGAGTTTTGAGAAGATATTACCACGAATGTGGAGATTTTGATATAAATCATTGTTTTAGTGATATGTTAAATTTAGAAGATATTGATTTTTCTCATAATTTATTAAGAGAGATATTAGAAGATGATGAGTATTCTGAAAATGAAATAGAAAATATTTTAAAAGAAACAGATAATTTTTTAATATTTTGGACTGAAAATCAAGGTGTATGGAATGCTGGAATAAAAAAAGAGGATTTATCCTTAGAAAATCCCCCTGTATATATGACAAATAATGACGATTTATATTCTTGGGAAAAGGTAACAGATAATATTGATACCTTTATTTTATTACAAGTTTTAGATAATTTACAAGATAGTAAATTTTACTTTTTAACTTTTGAAAATGAAGAGTTAGATTTTCTTTTATCTGATAAAAAAATATCAAAAGATGAACTATTTAAAAATCCATTTGGAATAAAAGATAAGAATATAAAATTTCCTACTTATTCTGAATATGACTATAATAGTGATAAAGTCTATATTTTTAAATTAAATAATGATAGATTGGAAAAATGTTGGGCTATAAAACCAAGAGTAAAAAGAGATAGAACTTCTTATGCAGATAAAATTTTATTAAAAATAGCTGAAATTCTCTCTTCTAATGATAGAAAGATTATAAAAAAATTAGAGTTGATTTTAGAAGATTTTCATAACTATTTAAAAAATAATGAAAATTTTTACTATATTTCTAATGATATAAATTCTATTTCACAAAAAGAAATGATTAATTTAAAAGTTGTGGCTATGGTTTTGCTTTTAAGTGAAAATGGATATATCTGTTATTTAGATTGGAGATGTGAATTAGAAGATTTTGAAATGGTTGTTGATGTAATAAAAAAAATTGGTATAGATGAAAATATTTGTAATCTTGATAAGTTAAATTTAAATGAAGATGATGATATAGAGGTTTGGAGTAAAGAGTTTAACAAAATTTTAAGTGAAAAAGATATTTTTATTGGAAATATCAATACTAATTCTGATAGTTATTCTATTTTCCCTATATCTAAAGAAAATTTAGAAAAATTAAGAGAATTAGGAAAGAAAATAAATACAGAGATAGATATTTTAAATTATTCAGAGGGGGAAACAGTTATGGATAAAAATTGGTTAGAAATGTATGAAAGAAATAGAGAAAAATTTAGATGTAAGATAGATTTAGAAAGTTATTTTAATGAAAAGAAAATAGGAGAAATAGAAGTTGATACTTTAGATATTGGAAAGGTAAATTTTCCTACTGGGGAGATTTTAGCTTGTGATCCTTTAGTAGAGCTTGAAGATGCAAAAACATATATTCAAAAAGTTCCTGTTGGAAAATATCCTGTAAAAATAGCAGTAGTTCCAAGTAAAGAGTATGGAGATAGATATGCTTGTGTAAAAGTAGAATTTAATAAAAATAAACCAATAGTTTATGAATTAGCTGTAACAGGAAATGAAGAAGAAATGGATGAAGCTAAGGAAGATGAATTTTATGGTTTTGGTGTAGATGCTGGAATGGGTTGTGTTGTGGATAAAAAAACACAAGAGGAGTATATAAAATATTGGGAAAAACTTAAAGAGGAGGAAGAGGTAGACAATCCTTATGATGATATTTTTGAAGAATTGTTAGAAGAAAGTTTTAAAAAGTTTCCTAAATATCAAAGAGATTGTGGAGATTGGGCTAACTTTATAATTCCTAATACTGACTTAAATATTCCTGTTTTTGCATCAGGTTGGGGAGATGGATATTATCCAAGTTATTTTGGATATGATGAAAAAGGAGAACTTTGTGGCTTCTATATCCATTTTATAGATATTGAAAAAGAATATTCTGATGAAGAAGAGGAGGAATAA
- a CDS encoding nitroreductase family protein, with product MIKVDYNKCIKCKMCIKDCFPENIIFEDQKIKIKGECMMCGHCVAVCPTNAIIFEGYEKTKDLKELNLKIEPNTFLNFVKSRRSIRHFKDKKIDKDIVEKLLEVGKYSPTGANIQDVKYYVIQDSLEEFKPLVWEGINNFVNSDEKSLFLKKYKNRFKEMYNNYKTDDKLFFKAPMVLVITSSNKINGILAGDKIELMANMMGLGVLFSGFIEMGIMHNEELIKKFNLNKNSICACMLLGYPNINYQRTVPRKEINIEWL from the coding sequence TTGATTAAGGTTGATTATAATAAATGTATCAAATGTAAAATGTGTATTAAGGATTGTTTTCCAGAAAATATTATATTTGAAGATCAAAAAATAAAAATAAAGGGAGAATGTATGATGTGTGGGCATTGTGTGGCTGTGTGTCCAACAAATGCAATAATTTTTGAAGGATATGAGAAGACAAAAGATTTAAAAGAATTAAATTTAAAGATAGAACCAAATACTTTTTTAAATTTTGTAAAATCAAGAAGAAGCATTAGACATTTTAAAGATAAAAAAATAGATAAAGATATTGTTGAAAAATTATTAGAAGTTGGAAAATATAGTCCAACAGGTGCTAATATACAAGATGTAAAATATTATGTTATTCAAGATAGTTTAGAAGAGTTTAAACCACTTGTATGGGAGGGAATAAATAATTTTGTCAATTCAGATGAAAAAAGCCTATTTTTAAAAAAATATAAAAATAGATTTAAAGAAATGTACAATAATTATAAAACAGATGATAAACTTTTCTTTAAAGCTCCAATGGTTTTAGTTATTACAAGTTCAAATAAAATTAATGGAATATTAGCAGGAGATAAAATTGAACTGATGGCTAATATGATGGGATTAGGTGTACTTTTTAGTGGATTCATAGAAATGGGAATTATGCACAATGAAGAACTTATTAAGAAGTTTAACTTAAATAAAAATTCTATCTGTGCTTGTATGTTATTAGGATATCCAAATATAAATTATCAACGTACTGTTCCTAGAAAAGAAATTAATATAGAATGGTTATAA
- a CDS encoding DUF2147 domain-containing protein, with the protein MKKVLLMFMLSSTLILAGAEKVIGKWITEKAENGNQIIVEIYETQDKKYNGKIVELTMPVYTDGEFVGKEKMDLKNPDEKLKNRTLRGIDFVSGFDYSENEDKFENGKIYNPINGKTYNSYMKLQEDGKLLVKGSIDKKGIIGKKQYWTRYE; encoded by the coding sequence ATGAAAAAAGTATTATTAATGTTTATGTTAAGTTCAACTCTTATATTGGCAGGAGCAGAAAAAGTAATAGGTAAATGGATTACAGAGAAGGCTGAAAATGGAAATCAAATAATTGTTGAAATTTATGAAACACAGGATAAAAAATATAATGGGAAAATAGTTGAATTAACTATGCCAGTGTATACTGATGGAGAGTTTGTTGGAAAGGAAAAAATGGACTTAAAAAATCCAGATGAAAAATTAAAAAATCGTACTTTAAGAGGGATAGATTTTGTAAGTGGTTTTGACTATTCTGAAAATGAAGATAAATTTGAAAATGGGAAAATATATAATCCAATAAATGGAAAAACATATAATAGCTATATGAAACTTCAAGAAGATGGAAAATTACTTGTAAAAGGGTCTATAGATAAGAAAGGAATTATAGGGAAAAAACAGTACTGGACAAGATATGAATAA